A genomic region of Daphnia carinata strain CSIRO-1 chromosome 5, CSIRO_AGI_Dcar_HiC_V3, whole genome shotgun sequence contains the following coding sequences:
- the LOC130702907 gene encoding N6-adenosine-methyltransferase TMT1A-like: MSNFLADIFHVLQPWTPHLLLISIVLFVFQKFGGSHIQPWFFAKVYNPSLANYHVKLRSMKKEHFDSMTDHVSADPALRKKGALRILEIGPGPGYNFEFYPAKSELTVVEVNPFFEEQFFKKQIEHPHIKMERFVVGFAESMKDVPDNSVDIVVSTMVLCSVRSIEGALQEIRRVLAPGGKYYYWEHIREYEYFWVRFVQHLLSYTIYDLVFGCRLNRKSDEVIKANKCGFSSVEQKRFRTPLQPGFDQLCVFHSAHVKGIATK; the protein is encoded by the exons GAATTTTCTTGCGGACATCTTCCACGTTTTGCAGCCGTGGACTCCTCATCTTCTACtaatttcaattgttttgtttgtatttcaGAAATTCGGTGGTTCACACATTCAACCATG gttctttGCTAAAGTGTACAATCCATCGTTAGCAAACTATCACGTCAAGCTGCGgtcaatgaaaaaagaacatttcgATTCGATGACGGATCACGTATCAGCCGATCCGGCTTTAAGGAAAAAGGGGGCCCTAAGGATCCTGGAAATCGGTCCTGGACCAGGATATAATTTCGAATTTTATCCAGCCAAGAGTGAACTGACTGTCGTTGAAGTCAATCCGTTTTTCGAGGAgcaatttttcaagaaacaaaTCGAACATCCGCACATCAAAATGGAACGTTTCGTCGTAGGATTCGCCGAAAGTATGAAAGATGTTCCAGACAACAGCGTCGACATCGTCGTATCAACGATGGTGCTCTGTTCCGTCCGCAGCATAGAAGGTGCCCTACAAGAAATTCGTCGTGTCTTAGCTCCG GGTGGCAAATATTATTATTGGGAGCACATTCGCGAGTATGAATACTTTTGGGTGCGATTCGTTCAACATTTGCTTTCCTACACGATTTACGACCTGGTTTTCGGCTGCCGTTTGAACCGCAAGAGTGACGAAGTGATTAAAGCCAATAAATGTGGTTTCTCCAGTGTTGAACAGAAACGATTCCGGACTCCGTTGCAACCAGGATTTGATCAACTGTGCGTCTTTCATAGCGCCCACGTTAAAGGAATCGCCACAAAGTAA